The window TTTTGTCTTTCTTACTTGTCACCCGAAAACAAAATCCCGATTCTTAACAAAGCTATTACTCGACTGGATGTCATTAGATTCTTTACTCAACTTTCCTGGGAAAACAAACTTATATCAAATGAAAAATACGCAGACTTTTCCAGCAGACTTGAAGAGATTGGCCGGCAATTGGGTGGCTGGAAAAAAGGCTTGCTAGCAAAAACTCCCCGGCCATAAGCCGAGGAGAAAACCAACAGTTTCGAGAGAACACCTGGTTGCCATCGTTCCACCTATTCGAGTTCTCAACAGAGTTCGCGTTCACGTTCCAACAATCGTCGTTCCATTTCACGTTGACCGCGCGAAGCACACCGGCGTTATCGTACATAAAACCATCCGTATCACCACCCGCCAAATTATGACGAGTTGAATTTTATTCGGGACATC of the Candidatus Paceibacterota bacterium genome contains:
- a CDS encoding four helix bundle protein, whose amino-acid sequence is MIHAPHHITPPRELPQVILKLKETYRVWLVFYRDFPKIERYGVGNKIEQAFLDTLELTFCLSYLSPENKIPILNKAITRLDVIRFFTQLSWENKLISNEKYADFSSRLEEIGRQLGGWKKGLLAKTPRP